The following DNA comes from Streptomyces pristinaespiralis.
TCTCGGCCAGCCGTGTGAGCAGCGCCGCCGCCGCGACCGTCTCGACCAGCGGACCCGGCACCGCGTGGCGCCCCAGTTCCACGAAGGCGACGGCCAGTTCCACCGGCAGCGTCCCGGCGCCCTCGTACCGCTCGGGCACGGCCAGCGCGAACACCCCCGCCCCGGCGACGCGTGACCAGATCGCACGGCCCGGCGCCCGGTCCCCGGCAGCCCAGGCCCGCGCCGCGGAGGGCGTGTCGCAGGCCGTGAGCATCGCGTCGAGCGAGCGGGCGAACTGCCGTTGCTCGGCGGTGGGCTGAAGGCGCATCAGAGGCGGCCCTTCGGCAGGCCGAGCAGCCGCTCGGCGATGATGTCCCGCTGGATCTCGTTCGTACCGGCGTACACCGTGCCCGCCAGTGCGAAGACATAGCCCTCGGCCCACTCGGTGTCCGCCGACTCCCCGTCGGCGCCCAGTAGTTCGAGCGCCGTCTCATGGAGCGCGATGTCGTACTCGGACCAGAAGACCTTGTTCAGGCTCGACTCCGCGCCCGCCGCCGACCCCTCCGCGAGGCGCGCCGCACCCGCCCAGGTGAACAGCTGGTAGGCGCGGGCGCCGATGGCCGCGTCGGCCACCCGGTCGCGCAGCGCCGTGTCACCGGGGTCCGCCGTGGCCCGCCACAGCCGTACGAGCCGGTCCGCAGAGGCGAGGAACCGGCCCGGTGAGCGCAGCGTCAGGCCCCGTTCGTCGCCCGTCGTGGACATCGCGATCCGCCATCCCTGGCCCGGCTCACCGATCACGTCCTCGTCCGGGACGAACACGTCGTCGAGGAACAGTTCGGCGAACGCCGGCCTGCCGTCGAGCCTGGCGACGGGGCGCACCGTCACACCCGGGGCCCGCAGGTCGAACATCAGATAGGTCAGGCCGTGGTGCGGCCGCCGCGTGACGGGATCGCTGCGGAAGATCCCGAAGGCCCGGTCGGCGAACGCCGCCCTGGAGGACCATGCCTTCTGCCCGCGCAGCAGCCAGCCGCCGTCGGTCCGTACGGCACGCGAGGTCAGCGAGGCGAGGTCCGAGCCGGCCTCCGGCTCCGACCAGGCCTGTGCCCAGACCACCTCGCCCCTCGCCATCGGCGGCAGTGTCCGGGCGCGCTGCTCCTGCGTGCCGTGCTCGAAGAGGGTCGGCGCGAGGAGGCTGATGCCGTTCTGCGAGACCCGGCCGGGGGCGCCGGCCGCCCAGTACTCCTCCTCGAAGACCAGCCACTGCTCGAGGTCCGCGCCCCGCCCGCCGTACCGCTCGGGCCAGGAGACCACCGACCACCGGTCCGCCGCGAGGCGCGCTTCCCAGGCGCGGTGCGCGGCGAAGCCCTCCGCCGTCTCCAGGGACGGCAGCGGTGCGGCGGGGACGTGCTCGGCGAGCCAGGCACGGGCCTTGGCGCGTAACGCCTCTGCGGCCGGGGACGGGTCGAGGTCCATCGCCACTCCTTCCCTAACAAGTGTTTGGTAGGTTAACGTGCCGACGTGACCGACAACAGGGCCACCGACGACAGGACCCGGGAGCGGTACGTACCCGGCCACGGGCTCCTCGACGGCCGCACCGCCGTCATCACCGCCGCCGCGGGCACCGGCATCGGCGGCGCCACCGCGAGGCGCTTCCTGGAGGAGGGCGCCCGCGTCCTGCTCTCCGACGCCCACGCCCGCCGCCTCGCGGACACACACGCCGAGCTCGCCGCCGGGTTCGGTGCGGACGCCGTGACCTCCCTGCCCTGCGACGTGACGGACGAGAACCAGGTCCGGACCCTCTTCGACGCCGCGGCCGACCAGCACGGCGGCCTCGACATCGTCGTCAACAACGCCGGCCTCGGCGGCACCGCGGACCTCGTCGACATGAGCGACGAGGACTGGTCACGCGTCCTCGACGTCACCCTCACCGGCACGTTCCGCTGCACCCGCGCCGCGCTCCGGGCCTTCCGCGCCGCACGCCGCGGCGGGATCGTCGTCAACAACGCCTCCGTCGCCGGCTGGCGCGCCCAGGCCGGGCAGGCCCACTACGCCGCCGCCAAGGCCGGCGTCATGGCCCTCACCCGGTGCGCGGCGCTCGAGGCGGCCGAGTACGGCGTACGGGTCAACGCCGTCGCCCCCAGCCTCGCCATGCACCCCCACCTCGTGAAGGTCACCTCGGCCGAACTGCTCGGGGAACTCACCGCACGCGAGGCGTTCGGCCGGTACGCGGAGCCCTGGGAGGTCGCCAACGTGATCGTCTTCCTGGCCAGTGCCTACTCCTCGTACCTGACCGGCGAGGTGGTCTCCGTCAGCAGCAGGCACCCGTAGGAGAACAATGGACAGGTGCCTACGAAGAAGCAGAAGCAGGTGAGCGCCGCCCCGCCCGAGCGGCGCCGGGAACTCCTCGCCACCGCAGCGGAGGTCTTCGCCGCCCAGGGCTACAACGCCACGACCGTCCGCAAGATCGCCGACGCCGCCGGGATGCTGGCCGGAAGCCTCTACTACCACTTCGATTCCAAGGAATCGATGCTCGACGAGATCCTCTCCACCTTCCTCGACGAGCTCTGGGCCGGCTACGACACCGTCCTCGCCGCCGGGCTCGGCCCGCGCGAGACGATCGAGGCGCTCGTCACCGAATCGTTCAGGGAGATCGACCGGCACCGCGACGCCGTCGCCATCTACCAGAAGGAGTCCCGGCACCTGGCCGTCCAGCCGCGCTTCCGGTACCTCGCCGACTCACAGGTCAAGTTCGAGAAGGCCTGGCTCGGCACGCTCGAGCGCGGTGTCGCGGAACAGGCCTTCCGGGCCGACCTCGACGTCCGGCTCACCTACCGGTTCGTCCGCGACACGGTATGGGTCGCCGCCTCCTGGTACCGGCCCGGCGGCCTGCACAGCCCCGAGGAGATCGCCCGCCAGTACCTGTCGATGGTCCTGGACGGAATCGCGCTGCGCAGGTGACGCGACGCCACCGAGAAGGAGTTGGAGTCATGGCCGAGGCATACATCGTCGAAGCGGTACGCACCCCGGTCGGCCGGCGGAGGGGCGGGCTCGCCCACGTCCACCCCGCTGACCTCGGCGCCCATGTGCTGAAGGAACTGATGGCCCGCTCCGGCGTCGACCCGGCCGCCGTCGAGGACGTCGTCCTCGGCTGCCTCGACACCGTGGGCCCGCAGGCCGGGGACATCGCCCGGACCTCCTGGCTGGCGGCCGGGCTCCCCGAGGAGGTCCCGGGCGTCACCGTCGACCGGCAGTGCGGGTCCTCGCAGCAGGCCGTCCACTTCGCGGCGCAGGGCGTGCTGTCCGGCACCCAGGACCTCGTGGTCGCCGGCGGCGTCCAGAACATGAGCATGATCCCCATCGCCTTCGCCTCACGGCAGGCCGCCGAACCTCTCGGCCTCACCGAAGGGCCCTTCGCCGGCAGCGAGGGCTGGCGCGCCCGGTACGGGGACCGGCCGGTCAACCAGTTCCACGGCGCCCAGCTGATAGCGGAGAAGTGGGGTATCTCACGACGCGACATGGAGGACTACGCGCTCGAGTCGCACCGGCGGGCGGTCCGCGCGATCGACGAGGGCCGGTTCGCGAAGGAGACCGTGCCGTACGGCTCCGTCGCCGTCGACGAAGGGCCGCGCCGCGACACGACCTTGGAGAAGATGGCCGCGCTCCCGCCGGTGCTTCAGGGCGGCACCGTCACCGCCGCCTGCTCCTCCCAGGTCTCCGACGGCGCTGCCGCACTGCTGCTCGCGAGCGAACGCGCCGTCGCGGAGCACGGGCTCACCCCGAGGGCCCGCGTCCACCACCTGTCCGTCCGCGGCGAGGACCCGGTCCGGATGCTGTCGGCGCCCATCCCCGCGACGGCCCACGCGCTGAAGAAGACGGGCATGTCGATCGGCGACATCGACCTGGTGGAGATCAACGAGGCCTTCGCGCCCGTCGTCATCGCCTGGCTCAAGGAGACCGGGGCCGACCCGGCGAGGGTGAACGTCAACGGAGGGGCCATCGCGCTGGGTCACCCGCTCGGCGCAACCGGGGCGAAGTTGATGATCACGCTGCTCCACGAACTGGAACGCACCGGCGGCCGCTACGGCCTGCAGACCATGTGCGAGGGCGGTGGGCAGGCGAACGTGACGATCATCGAGCGTGTCTGATCCACGACTTCCCCGCCTCGGCGTGCTACGGTGGCGGAGTTGCAGTTTTGGTACCCATGAACTTTGTGTGCGCCTGACGGGAATGCTTCCTCAGGCGCACATTATTGTTTCCGGCTTTTCCGGATGGGGGTCAATGCAGCGACGGGAAATTCACGAGGTGTGGATTTTCGGCTTGCCCCTGTTTTAGGAGAATGACATGGCTACTGGAACCGTGAAGTGGTTCAACTCGGAAAAGGGCTTCGGCTTTATTGAGCAGGACGGCGGCGGCGCCGACGTCTTCGCCCACTACTCCAACATCGCCACCTCGGGCTTCCGCGAGCTCCAGGAAGGCCAGAAGGTGACGTTCGACGTCACGCAGGGCCAGAAGGGCCCGCAGGCGGAGAACATCCTCCCGGCCTGATTGCCGGGCGCGTATCTCGCAGCTCCTGCAGCCGGGGCCCGCACCTTCGTCGGTGCGGGCCCCGGCTCTTGCTGTCCACAGGCCCCAGGAAGGCACACCCGCATGAACCGCTCCGAACGACCGGACCGCTCCGCCGCCAGGTCCGCCCGGCCGGCCCGCAGGCGCCCGGCCGAATCCGGCGCCGGAAACCGCCCCGGCTCCGGGACCCGTCCCGGCAGGGGAGCCGGCGCCGGTAAGGCGAGCGCCCGCAGCGCGGCGCCCCCGCAGGAATTCACCCTGCCGGAAACCGTCACCCCCGCGCTGCCCGCCGTCACGGCGTTCGACGAGCTGGACATGCCCGCCGCCCTGCTGAAGACCCTCGCGGCCCAGGGCGTCACCGAGCCCTTCCCCATCCAGGGCGCCACCCTCCCGAACTCCCTCGCGGGCCGGGACATCCTCGGCCGCGGCCGCACCGGCTCCGGCAAGACCCTCGCCTTCGGGCTCGCGCTCCTCGCCCGCACGGCCGGCCGCCGGGCCGAGGCACGGGCGCCCCTCGCGCTCGTCCTCGTACCGACCCGCGAACTCGCCCAGCAGGTCACCGACGCGCTCGCCCCGTACGCGACCTCGACCCAGCTGCGGATCGCCACCGTCGTCGGCGGCATGTCCATCACCAAGCAGGCCGGGGCGCTGCGCCGCGGCGCAGAGGTGCTCGTGGCCACGCCCGGACGGCTCAAGGACCTCATAGAACGCGGCGACTGCGCCCTCGGCGACGTCGCGATCACCGTCCTCGACGAGGCCGACCAGATGGCCGACATGGGCTTCATGCCGCAGGTCACCGCGCTGCTGAAGCAGGTCGAGCCGGACGGGCAGCGGATGCTCTTCTCCGCGACCCTCGACAAGAACATCGACCGGCTCGTGCGGATGTTCCTCACCGACCCGGTGGTGCACTCCGTCGACCCGTCCGCCGGTGCCGTCACCACGATGGAGCACCACGTCCTGCACGTCCTGGACGAGACGGACAAGAAGGCCGTCGCCACGCGCATCGCCGCCCGCGACGGCCGGGTGATCCTCTTCGTGGACACCAAGCGGACCGCCGACCGGTTCGCGAAGCGGCTGCTGGCCAGCGGTGTGCGGGCAGCAGCCCTGCACGGCGGGCGCTCGCAGCCGCAGCGCAACCGCACCCTGGACCAGTTCAAGAACGGCCAGGTCACCGCGCTCGTCGCGACGAACGTCGCGGCCCGCGGCATCCACGTCGACGATCTGGACCTGGTCGTCAACGTCGACCCGCCCGTCGACCACAAGGACTATCTGCACCGCGGCGGCCGCACGGCGCGGGCCGGCGAGTCCGGCAGCGTCGTGACGCTCGTCCTGCCGGAGCAGCGCCGCGAGATGACCCGCCTGATGGCGAACGCGGGCATCAGCCCGAACACGGCACGCGTCAAGTCGAGCGACGAGGAACTCAGCCGGATCACGGGAGCCCGTGAGCCGTCGGGCGTGGCCGTGACCATCGAGGTCCCGCAGCCCGTCGTGACCGCGCCCGCCTCCTCCGGACGGCGGCGCCCCGCGCGCCGGCGTGGTGAGGGAACGGGAGCGACGGACGCGCCGCGGGCGGCACGTGCCGGGTCCCGCGGCTCCCGCGGGGGCGCTCAGGCGTCCCGTGCGTCGGGGCCGTCCGGCGCGGTCGAGGCATCGCGGAACTCGGCGGCGGGCCGCGGGCGTGCGCGGCGCGGCGGCAGGGGCGCGACGGGCTGACCGCCCGGCCGGGTGCCGCGCGAGCCACTCGCCACCGGCGGGCTGACCGCCCCCGGCCGGGTGCCGCGCGCCACCGGCTCGCCGGCGTGCGCACCGGCCGGGCGTGCGACGCGCCCCGGCCGCACGCATGACGCTGACGTGCCGCCGTCCGCGCGCTGGCGCACCCCCGCCGCTGCGAGACGTCGCACTGGCCCCACGCGTGCGCCGACGCGGCACCTGCCGCGCGGAAGCGCTGCCACGCGCGGCCGTGCGCATGACGGTGCCGTGCCACACCCGCCCGCGCGCCACTCACCACCGGCGCGCCGGCGTGCGCACCGGCCGGGCGCGTGGCGCGCACCGGCCGCACCTATGACGCTGACGTGCCGCTGGCTGCGCGTCGGCACACCCCCGCCGCTGCGAGACGTCGCACTGGCCCCACGCGTGCCGCTGACGTGGCACCTGCCGCGCGGAAGCGCTGCCACGCGCGGCCGTGCGCATGACGGTGCCGTGCCACACCCGCCCGCGCCACCACGCGCCACTCACCACCGGCGCGCTGACGTGCCCCGGCCACGCGCATGACGTCGCCACGCACCGGCCGGGTGTTTGACGCTGACGTGCCCCGGCCCTCGGGACGCGCGCACGTCCCGCCACCCGCGCGGCCGACACCGCCTCCGGCTGATGCTGGGCGGACCGCGGTGGTCGCGTGGGCACGCACATGCTGCGGCGGGCGCGAGGACTGCCGTGGTAGCGGGGGCGCGCAACGGTGCCGCGGCGGGCACCGGAGGCTGCTGTGGCCGCGCCGCGTGGCTGTGGGCCCAGAGGAACGCGCTGTGGTCGCCGCGCGACCGCCGAAGCTGGACGACTGCCGCGTCGCGCCACCTGCCCGCGGGCGCCTCGGAGTGCGACCCGTCAGTGACTCCGGCGGGCGTTGAGCCGGGCGGCCTGGCGGGTCAGGTGGCCGCGTTCGGCGAGGTCGGGTGCCTTGTGGGCCGCCTCGGCGTACAGCCGCGCCGCCGTCGCCAGGTCGCCGTCGCGCTCGTGGAGGTACGCCGCCACCGCGGTGTGCCGGGGCAGGGAGTCGTCCAGCCCCGCGAGCGCCGCCAGGCCGGCGCGCGGTCCGTCGGCCTCGCCGACGGCCACCGCGCGATTGAGCCGGACGACCGGGTTGTCGGTCAGACGCGCGAGCTCGTCGTACCACTCGACGATCTGCACCCAGTCCGTCTCCTCGGCCGTGGGCGCGTCGGCGTGGAGTGCCGCGATGGCCGCCTGCGCCTGGAACTCGCCCAGCCGGTCGCGGGCGAGGGCCGCCTGAAGGATCCCCACGCCCTCGGCGATCGCCCCGGTGTCCCACCGGCCGCGGTCCTGCTCGGCCAGCGGCACCAGGCTGCCGTCGGGCGCGGTCCGGGCGGCGCGCCGGGCGTGGTGGAGCAGCATGAGGGCGAGCAGCCCCGCCACCTCCGGGTGGTCGATCGCGGCGGCGAGCTGCCGGGTGAGCCGGATGGCCTCGGCCGCGAGGTCGACGTCGCCGGAGTAGCCCTCGTTGAAGACCAGGTAGAGGACACGCAGCACGGTGGCGACGTCGCCGGGCCGGTCGAACCGCACCCCGGAGACGGTGCGCTTGGCCCGGCTGATGCGCTGCGCCATGGTCGCCTCCGGCACCAGGTAGGCCTGGGCGATCTGGCGCGTGGTCAGCCCGCCGACGGCACGCAGAGTGAGCGCCACCGCGGACGACGGCGTGAGCGACGGGTGGGCGCACAGGAAGTAGAGCTGGAGCGTGTCGTCCGACGCGGGAGCGGCGCCGGGCGCCGGCTCCTCGTCGACGAGGTCCTCCCGCCGGCGCCGCGAGGCGTCCGCACGGGTCTGGTCGAGGAACTTGCGCCACGCAACCGTGACGAGCCAGCCCTTCGGGTCGCGCGGCGGGTCGGCCGGCCAGACGCGGACCGCCTCGACCAGCGCGTCCTGCACGGCGTCCTCGGCCGCCGCGAAGTCTGCTCCGCGGCGGACGAGGATCCCGAGCACGCTCGGTGTGAGGCTCCTCAGCAGTGCCTCGTTCATCTCGGCGTCACTCCGTGATGGTGGGCGGCGCCGTCAGGAACGGGCGCACCTCGAGCCACTCGTGGATCGGCTTCCCACCCGCCCCGGGGGCGGCCGACAGCTCCCCGGCCAGCTCGACGGCGCGCTCGTAGGTGTCGACGTCGATCACCATCCAGCCGGCGATGAGGTCCTTGGTCTCGGCGAACGGGCCGTCGGTGACCGGGGGGCGTCCCTCTCCGTCGTACCGGACCCACGCCCCCTCGGGGGCGAGCGCCTGACCGTCGACGAACTCGCCGGTCCCCTCCAGCCGGGTCGCGAAGTCGCTCATGTACTGCATGTGGGCCGAGATCTCCTCCGGCGTCCACTTGTCCATGGGCACGTCGTTGACCGGGGCCGGGGCGCCGCGGTAGTGCTTGAGCAGCAGGTACTTGGCCATTGTGCTTCTCCTCGGTGCTGGTGCGACCCATTGTGGTCGCGTTCACAGCAGGGACGGAGCCGGTCACGTGTTCTCGACATCCCCGCCCGAATTTTTTTCGGCGGCCACGCCCAGGGGTCGTCCACGCGGCAGTGAACCCAGTACCTGCCACGCCTCCGTCATCACCCGTGTCACCAGTTCCTCGCAACTCGGCAGGTCATGGATCACCCCCGCCACCTGGCCGGAGGCCATCACTCCGACGTCCGTGCGGCCCTCGACCATCGCCGCGCGCAGCAGCATCGGGGTGTTCGCCGCGAGGAGGACCTGGCTCCAGGTCAGGTCTCCGGCCTTCCGCAGGGCCAGGCCGTCACGGAGCAGCCGGGGCCAGGTCAGGCCCGACAGGCCGCGGTAGCGGGACGCGTGGCGGGCGGCGCGGGCGAGGCGGCGGACGGGGCCGGAGTGCTCCAGGGCGGTCACCAGATCCGTGCGGAGCATCCGGTGGGGGAGGCCGTCGACGGCGGTCGTGACCGTCACGTCCCTGACGGTCGCGGCCAGATAGCGCGCCTTGACCGTGTCCGGCACCGTCGATTCGGCCGTGAGCAGGAACCGCGTGCCCATCGCGACGCCCGCCGCGCCGTAGGCGAGCGCCGCGACCAGCCCGCGGCCGTCGTGGAAACCGCCCGCCGCGACGACGGGAATGCCGACCGCGTCGACGACCTGGGGCACCAGCACGCTCGTCGCGACGTCCCCCGTGTGCCCGCCGCCCTCGCCGCCCTGCACGATGACCGCGTCCGCGCCCCACGCCGCGACCTTCTCCGCGTGTCGCACGGCCCCGACCGACGCGACGACGACCACGTTCGCGTCCTTGAGCTCGGCGATCAGGGCCTTCGACGGGGCCAGGGCGAAGGACGCGACCCGTACTCCCTCCTCGACGATGATCCGCACCCGTTCGTGTGCGTCACCCGCGTCGGCGCGCAGGTTCACCCCGAACGGCGCCCGCGTGCGGGACTTCACCTCCCGTACCGCCGCCCGCAGTTCCCCGGGAGTCATCGTCGCGGAGCCCAGGATTCCGAGCGCCCCGGCGCGGGCCGTGGCCGTGACCAGGCGAGGGCCGGCCACCCACCCCATCCCGGTCTGGACGATGGGGTGGCGGATGCCGGTCAGGCGGGTGAGCTCCGTGTCCATCACCGCTCCGTGTCCCTCATGCCGTCCGCACCTCACGCTCCCGCGCCCCTTCCGGGTCGAGGACCTCGCGGATCAGCCGTAGTTCCGCCTCTGTGGGGTCACGGGTGTACGGGACGCTCCCGCCGATCACCAGCCGGAAGCCGGTGGCCGACCGGACCTCATCGACCGTCACCCCCGGGTGCAGCGACGCCAGCCGCATCGTGCGGTCCGGTGTCGCGAAGTCGAAGACACCCAGGTCGCTGACGACACGGGGGATGCGGTGGAAG
Coding sequences within:
- a CDS encoding RNA polymerase sigma factor, which codes for MNEALLRSLTPSVLGILVRRGADFAAAEDAVQDALVEAVRVWPADPPRDPKGWLVTVAWRKFLDQTRADASRRRREDLVDEEPAPGAAPASDDTLQLYFLCAHPSLTPSSAVALTLRAVGGLTTRQIAQAYLVPEATMAQRISRAKRTVSGVRFDRPGDVATVLRVLYLVFNEGYSGDVDLAAEAIRLTRQLAAAIDHPEVAGLLALMLLHHARRAARTAPDGSLVPLAEQDRGRWDTGAIAEGVGILQAALARDRLGEFQAQAAIAALHADAPTAEETDWVQIVEWYDELARLTDNPVVRLNRAVAVGEADGPRAGLAALAGLDDSLPRHTAVAAYLHERDGDLATAARLYAEAAHKAPDLAERGHLTRQAARLNARRSH
- a CDS encoding YciI family protein, which translates into the protein MAKYLLLKHYRGAPAPVNDVPMDKWTPEEISAHMQYMSDFATRLEGTGEFVDGQALAPEGAWVRYDGEGRPPVTDGPFAETKDLIAGWMVIDVDTYERAVELAGELSAAPGAGGKPIHEWLEVRPFLTAPPTITE
- a CDS encoding cold-shock protein, yielding MATGTVKWFNSEKGFGFIEQDGGGADVFAHYSNIATSGFRELQEGQKVTFDVTQGQKGPQAENILPA
- a CDS encoding DEAD/DEAH box helicase, producing MNRSERPDRSAARSARPARRRPAESGAGNRPGSGTRPGRGAGAGKASARSAAPPQEFTLPETVTPALPAVTAFDELDMPAALLKTLAAQGVTEPFPIQGATLPNSLAGRDILGRGRTGSGKTLAFGLALLARTAGRRAEARAPLALVLVPTRELAQQVTDALAPYATSTQLRIATVVGGMSITKQAGALRRGAEVLVATPGRLKDLIERGDCALGDVAITVLDEADQMADMGFMPQVTALLKQVEPDGQRMLFSATLDKNIDRLVRMFLTDPVVHSVDPSAGAVTTMEHHVLHVLDETDKKAVATRIAARDGRVILFVDTKRTADRFAKRLLASGVRAAALHGGRSQPQRNRTLDQFKNGQVTALVATNVAARGIHVDDLDLVVNVDPPVDHKDYLHRGGRTARAGESGSVVTLVLPEQRREMTRLMANAGISPNTARVKSSDEELSRITGAREPSGVAVTIEVPQPVVTAPASSGRRRPARRRGEGTGATDAPRAARAGSRGSRGGAQASRASGPSGAVEASRNSAAGRGRARRGGRGATG
- a CDS encoding acyl-CoA dehydrogenase family protein; the encoded protein is MDLDPSPAAEALRAKARAWLAEHVPAAPLPSLETAEGFAAHRAWEARLAADRWSVVSWPERYGGRGADLEQWLVFEEEYWAAGAPGRVSQNGISLLAPTLFEHGTQEQRARTLPPMARGEVVWAQAWSEPEAGSDLASLTSRAVRTDGGWLLRGQKAWSSRAAFADRAFGIFRSDPVTRRPHHGLTYLMFDLRAPGVTVRPVARLDGRPAFAELFLDDVFVPDEDVIGEPGQGWRIAMSTTGDERGLTLRSPGRFLASADRLVRLWRATADPGDTALRDRVADAAIGARAYQLFTWAGAARLAEGSAAGAESSLNKVFWSEYDIALHETALELLGADGESADTEWAEGYVFALAGTVYAGTNEIQRDIIAERLLGLPKGRL
- a CDS encoding NAD(P)H-dependent flavin oxidoreductase; amino-acid sequence: MDTELTRLTGIRHPIVQTGMGWVAGPRLVTATARAGALGILGSATMTPGELRAAVREVKSRTRAPFGVNLRADAGDAHERVRIIVEEGVRVASFALAPSKALIAELKDANVVVVASVGAVRHAEKVAAWGADAVIVQGGEGGGHTGDVATSVLVPQVVDAVGIPVVAAGGFHDGRGLVAALAYGAAGVAMGTRFLLTAESTVPDTVKARYLAATVRDVTVTTAVDGLPHRMLRTDLVTALEHSGPVRRLARAARHASRYRGLSGLTWPRLLRDGLALRKAGDLTWSQVLLAANTPMLLRAAMVEGRTDVGVMASGQVAGVIHDLPSCEELVTRVMTEAWQVLGSLPRGRPLGVAAEKNSGGDVENT
- a CDS encoding acetyl-CoA C-acetyltransferase; this encodes MAEAYIVEAVRTPVGRRRGGLAHVHPADLGAHVLKELMARSGVDPAAVEDVVLGCLDTVGPQAGDIARTSWLAAGLPEEVPGVTVDRQCGSSQQAVHFAAQGVLSGTQDLVVAGGVQNMSMIPIAFASRQAAEPLGLTEGPFAGSEGWRARYGDRPVNQFHGAQLIAEKWGISRRDMEDYALESHRRAVRAIDEGRFAKETVPYGSVAVDEGPRRDTTLEKMAALPPVLQGGTVTAACSSQVSDGAAALLLASERAVAEHGLTPRARVHHLSVRGEDPVRMLSAPIPATAHALKKTGMSIGDIDLVEINEAFAPVVIAWLKETGADPARVNVNGGAIALGHPLGATGAKLMITLLHELERTGGRYGLQTMCEGGGQANVTIIERV
- a CDS encoding SDR family oxidoreductase, whose protein sequence is MTDNRATDDRTRERYVPGHGLLDGRTAVITAAAGTGIGGATARRFLEEGARVLLSDAHARRLADTHAELAAGFGADAVTSLPCDVTDENQVRTLFDAAADQHGGLDIVVNNAGLGGTADLVDMSDEDWSRVLDVTLTGTFRCTRAALRAFRAARRGGIVVNNASVAGWRAQAGQAHYAAAKAGVMALTRCAALEAAEYGVRVNAVAPSLAMHPHLVKVTSAELLGELTAREAFGRYAEPWEVANVIVFLASAYSSYLTGEVVSVSSRHP
- a CDS encoding TetR/AcrR family transcriptional regulator, yielding MPTKKQKQVSAAPPERRRELLATAAEVFAAQGYNATTVRKIADAAGMLAGSLYYHFDSKESMLDEILSTFLDELWAGYDTVLAAGLGPRETIEALVTESFREIDRHRDAVAIYQKESRHLAVQPRFRYLADSQVKFEKAWLGTLERGVAEQAFRADLDVRLTYRFVRDTVWVAASWYRPGGLHSPEEIARQYLSMVLDGIALRR